A portion of the Desulfomonilia bacterium genome contains these proteins:
- a CDS encoding exosortase/archaeosortase family protein, with the protein MDTVREMTEPPDTRAEGKYPILWGILAVSFILCYLPTFLWLNGKFSGQDSYYSHGYLVPFVTVYLIYLKRSELKAIRPSSSLAGLWLIISALIIHVLGEIAVINFVSSFSMVLYIAGAVLYLMGREFSGKIAFPVLFLIFMCPVPDNIINWVALPMKSLSTTLALKLVDLSGIPYIREGFKINFAASTFVVGTPCNGMRSLISYFALGFLFLYFIRPRWWKSIIFLFIIPIISIALNGLRIAILLFIANSYGQEAASPESYLHDGSGIFVFIIGIALLLIISRKIENEKSAD; encoded by the coding sequence ATGGACACCGTCCGAGAGATGACAGAACCTCCTGATACCCGGGCAGAAGGGAAGTACCCGATCCTCTGGGGCATTCTGGCGGTATCTTTCATTTTATGCTACCTGCCGACCTTTTTATGGCTCAACGGCAAGTTCTCAGGCCAGGATTCATACTATTCGCACGGCTATCTCGTACCGTTTGTCACGGTCTATCTGATCTACCTCAAAAGAAGCGAACTTAAGGCGATCAGACCGTCATCATCATTAGCGGGGCTTTGGCTTATAATTTCAGCCCTGATCATTCATGTTTTAGGCGAGATTGCCGTAATCAATTTCGTTTCCAGCTTCTCCATGGTGCTGTATATAGCAGGGGCGGTCCTTTACCTCATGGGCAGGGAATTTTCAGGAAAGATAGCTTTTCCTGTTCTTTTTCTGATATTCATGTGCCCTGTTCCCGACAACATAATCAACTGGGTAGCCCTTCCCATGAAATCACTGTCCACGACTCTCGCGCTGAAACTTGTTGATTTAAGCGGTATTCCATATATCCGTGAGGGGTTCAAAATAAACTTTGCGGCCTCAACATTCGTTGTCGGCACTCCATGCAACGGGATGCGCTCTTTGATATCATACTTCGCGCTGGGTTTTCTGTTCCTTTATTTCATCAGACCCCGCTGGTGGAAATCCATAATTTTTCTTTTTATCATTCCCATCATATCGATAGCATTAAACGGCCTCAGGATAGCGATCCTCCTTTTCATTGCAAACAGTTATGGTCAGGAAGCCGCTTCACCCGAGAGCTATCTGCATGACGGTTCAGGCATTTTTGTATTCATCATCGGGATTGCACTGTTACTGATAATCTCCAGAAAGATTGAAAATGAAAAAAGTGCGGATTAG
- a CDS encoding glycosyltransferase: protein MHDEPKRINLLILASGDLWGGAEAIVYQLAKGLRNKPGVQVHLVLFNYGRLYQLCTDAGIKTYVIDENRHGFIALAYKLIKTAKNIKPQIIHSHRYKENILAAIVAPFVTFPRLVTTVHGISEVKVSLYTKIVSAIERLLLRKCFSKVAAVSDDLRNYLIKHLGMPENLVTRIYNGIDSVQGMEKKKESHAFLTVGSAGRLVPVKGYTLLTEIARSICAKFPDIRFIIAGDGPEMEHLKARVDEYGLGDRFRLPGQIEDVAEFYESLDIYINTSLHEGIPMTVLEAMNYSLPVIAPAVGGLMEIIENNKTGFLIEGRDPASFAAAIEILISSPDTAREMGDNACLRVHESFSMQRMVETYYSLYREILV from the coding sequence ATGCATGATGAACCTAAAAGAATAAACCTGCTGATTTTAGCTTCCGGGGACCTCTGGGGCGGGGCCGAGGCCATTGTCTACCAGCTGGCCAAAGGACTCCGGAACAAGCCCGGAGTTCAGGTTCATCTGGTACTTTTCAATTACGGGAGACTTTATCAGCTGTGCACTGATGCGGGCATCAAAACTTATGTCATTGATGAAAACAGACACGGGTTTATTGCACTTGCATATAAGTTAATAAAAACAGCGAAAAATATAAAACCTCAGATAATTCATTCACACCGGTACAAAGAAAATATATTAGCAGCTATTGTAGCTCCGTTTGTAACATTTCCCAGGCTTGTAACGACCGTGCACGGCATATCCGAGGTAAAGGTATCTTTGTACACAAAGATCGTCTCTGCAATTGAACGGCTGCTGTTAAGAAAATGCTTTTCAAAGGTTGCTGCCGTTTCAGATGATCTTCGCAATTATCTCATTAAGCATCTCGGCATGCCAGAAAACCTGGTGACTCGTATTTACAATGGGATAGACTCGGTGCAGGGGATGGAAAAAAAGAAAGAAAGCCATGCATTCTTAACAGTGGGATCTGCAGGAAGACTTGTCCCGGTCAAGGGTTATACTCTGCTAACTGAAATAGCCAGGTCAATCTGTGCTAAATTTCCGGATATCAGATTTATAATTGCTGGCGACGGCCCCGAGATGGAACACCTCAAGGCCAGAGTAGATGAATATGGACTGGGAGACAGATTCAGATTGCCGGGTCAAATCGAGGATGTTGCAGAGTTTTATGAATCACTGGATATTTACATCAACACCTCGCTACATGAAGGCATCCCGATGACCGTTCTGGAGGCCATGAACTACTCACTTCCTGTAATCGCGCCGGCAGTAGGGGGCCTTATGGAAATTATCGAAAATAACAAAACAGGCTTTCTTATAGAAGGCAGGGACCCGGCATCATTTGCAGCAGCCATTGAAATACTTATCAGCTCTCCGGATACTGCCAGGGAAATGGGAGATAATGCCTGCTTGAGAGTGCATGAGTCGTTCTCCATGCAGAGAATGGTTGAAACATATTATTCCCTCTACAGGGAAATACTTGTTTGA
- a CDS encoding EpsI family protein: MKKVRIRFIIVIAITLLTAGFIAQIGYEPPLENSRFFDFPMVIGEWKGEEVPMAGYVYQSLETRYSFMRNYRSDRYSSPVNLSLVWFDDRMVAFHAPEACLGGVGINIVEKSPVKVKLNGRDCEINKLVAIYNNSEHVVLYFFDVEGEITTSQSVIRLNILKRRLQFKRASATFVRIMAPLESNEEKITNEMLDFLNAIYPLLPSYTYTDMITDKQ, from the coding sequence ATGAAAAAAGTGCGGATTAGATTTATCATCGTTATTGCAATCACCCTTCTCACAGCAGGCTTTATCGCCCAAATAGGTTATGAACCGCCTCTTGAAAACAGCAGATTTTTCGATTTCCCAATGGTGATAGGCGAATGGAAGGGCGAAGAAGTACCCATGGCCGGTTATGTATATCAAAGTCTTGAAACCAGATACTCGTTCATGAGGAATTACCGTTCAGACAGGTATTCCTCACCTGTCAACCTTTCGCTTGTATGGTTTGATGACAGGATGGTGGCCTTCCACGCACCGGAAGCCTGCCTGGGAGGAGTGGGGATTAACATCGTTGAGAAGAGTCCTGTAAAGGTAAAGTTAAATGGCAGGGATTGTGAAATAAATAAACTGGTGGCAATTTATAATAATTCGGAACATGTTGTACTGTATTTTTTCGATGTTGAAGGGGAAATAACAACCAGCCAGTCAGTAATAAGATTGAACATCCTAAAAAGAAGGCTACAGTTCAAAAGGGCATCGGCAACATTCGTACGCATAATGGCCCCTTTGGAAAGCAACGAAGAAAAAATAACAAATGAAATGCTGGATTTCCTGAATGCGATTTATCCTTTGTTACCTTCTTATACGTACACGGATATGATAACGGACAAACAATGA
- a CDS encoding acyltransferase: protein MSLEALIDNIRSRSNPFYRFLYDSYKSIQRVNVPVPSALAGAMYSERTLRHNMVLWILNKFYYEPMLRSRCTSVGKNVQTDGDIPLISGSGRIVIGDNVRIGNRNAWILSPNLYERPELIIGDNTTINYQVGISAECRVSIGRNCQIAGESVIFDNNSHSIYYTDNRKMTKEDVAPVTIEDNVWVGMRSMILKGVTIGMGSVVAAGSVVTRDVPTMTLVGGNPAKEIKKIVPPR from the coding sequence ATGTCACTTGAAGCATTGATTGACAATATAAGAAGCAGATCGAATCCTTTTTACAGATTTCTGTATGACTCCTATAAATCAATACAGAGAGTAAATGTGCCAGTACCGTCCGCACTTGCAGGGGCGATGTACTCAGAAAGGACATTAAGGCATAACATGGTGTTATGGATTTTGAATAAATTCTATTATGAGCCTATGCTGAGGAGCAGATGCACTTCCGTAGGAAAGAATGTGCAGACGGACGGTGATATACCGCTTATTTCAGGAAGCGGAAGAATTGTAATCGGCGACAATGTCAGGATCGGTAACCGTAACGCATGGATTTTATCCCCCAATCTTTATGAACGCCCTGAACTGATAATAGGAGATAATACAACCATCAACTATCAGGTCGGCATAAGCGCCGAATGCAGAGTGAGCATCGGCAGAAATTGTCAGATAGCCGGCGAGTCCGTAATCTTCGACAACAACTCCCACTCGATTTATTACACCGACAATAGAAAGATGACAAAGGAGGATGTCGCGCCGGTAACCATCGAAGACAATGTATGGGTAGGCATGCGGTCAATGATCCTGAAGGGTGTAACAATCGGCATGGGCTCTGTTGTGGCGGCAGGTTCTGTTGTCACCAGGGACGTGCCTACAATGACTCTTGTAGGTGGAAATCCCGCAAAAGAAATAAAAAAGATCGTACCTCCCCGTTAA
- a CDS encoding acyltransferase, translated as MKIGNLFIKYLKREYHALLVWKKRNYMDNLIKNGLTIGKNVEIIDDFFFDPSHCFLISIGDNCTICPKVRLIAHDASTKKILGYTKIGKINIRERCFIGDSVIVLPKVTIGPDAVIGAGSVVTRDIPPNSVAAGNPAKVIATLDEYMEKIRALSADKGVFGEDYLINNLDLRKRLDMLNKVGDSYGFIV; from the coding sequence ATGAAAATTGGAAACCTGTTTATCAAATATTTAAAGAGAGAATATCATGCACTTCTTGTCTGGAAAAAGCGAAACTACATGGATAACCTTATTAAAAACGGGCTTACCATTGGCAAAAACGTAGAGATAATCGATGATTTTTTCTTTGACCCTTCACATTGTTTTCTAATATCAATAGGAGATAATTGTACGATTTGTCCTAAAGTAAGGCTTATAGCTCATGACGCCAGCACCAAGAAAATACTCGGATATACGAAAATCGGTAAAATCAATATAAGGGAACGGTGTTTCATCGGTGATTCAGTGATTGTACTGCCAAAAGTAACTATTGGTCCGGATGCAGTCATCGGCGCCGGTTCAGTCGTAACCAGGGACATACCCCCGAACAGTGTTGCCGCCGGGAATCCGGCAAAAGTGATTGCAACACTTGATGAATACATGGAAAAAATACGGGCTTTAAGCGCTGATAAAGGCGTGTTCGGAGAAGACTACCTGATCAACAACCTTGATCTAAGAAAACGCCTGGATATGCTTAATAAAGTAGGAGATTCATACGGATTTATCGTGTAG
- a CDS encoding glycosyltransferase family 4 protein — MDKKKILFVEQNMDGTIGGSHYCLLYLIQRLNRDAFEPVTVFHESNQLVDLFSREGATFVMDKFRLSTFKITPVRKILNLILSIRTVARCYLFLKKHKIDLIHLNNSVAGGYDTWLPAALLAKIPCITHDRTYFRFDKLNLKFFHVLSRRFSKVLTVSDVIRNNLIDQGFNPEQVETVYDGIDAAAYRNRVKKTRADIADEFKIGPDDYIIGLVGNIREWKGQELLIDSLNILQKNIPNFKCLLVGDVAKNSDEDTRFKERLIKKIGAYGLAGKVIFTGYRSDVPDIVNALDVQINSSIEPDPFPHVILEGMSLGKVVIATNLGGAVESIKDGETGFLVSAKDPSDLSEKIRLVLTDKPLRETMSRKARERVENFLSLEKNIKHTEDIYYSILRKG; from the coding sequence ATGGATAAGAAAAAAATATTGTTTGTCGAACAGAACATGGACGGCACCATCGGAGGTTCCCATTATTGCCTGCTCTACCTGATACAACGCCTCAACCGTGATGCATTTGAGCCGGTGACGGTATTTCATGAATCAAATCAATTGGTGGATCTGTTCAGTAGAGAGGGTGCTACTTTCGTTATGGATAAATTCAGGCTTTCAACTTTCAAGATAACGCCTGTCCGGAAAATCCTGAATCTGATTCTTAGCATTAGGACGGTGGCGAGATGCTATTTGTTCCTGAAAAAACACAAGATCGACCTGATACACCTGAACAATTCCGTTGCCGGTGGTTATGACACATGGCTGCCTGCCGCCCTTCTGGCAAAAATACCCTGTATCACACATGACCGCACATATTTCAGGTTCGACAAATTGAACCTCAAGTTTTTTCATGTTCTATCCAGAAGATTTTCAAAAGTCCTTACGGTATCCGATGTAATAAGAAACAACTTGATTGATCAGGGTTTTAATCCGGAACAGGTGGAAACAGTCTATGACGGAATTGATGCCGCCGCCTACAGAAATAGGGTGAAGAAAACCAGAGCCGACATTGCGGACGAGTTCAAAATAGGCCCAGATGATTATATAATAGGGCTTGTTGGCAACATCAGGGAATGGAAGGGCCAGGAATTGCTGATAGACAGCCTCAACATCCTGCAGAAGAATATCCCCAATTTCAAATGTCTGCTCGTTGGAGATGTTGCGAAGAATTCCGATGAAGATACCAGATTCAAAGAGCGGCTGATAAAGAAAATTGGTGCATATGGCCTTGCCGGCAAGGTTATATTCACAGGGTACAGATCTGACGTACCGGATATTGTAAATGCACTGGACGTTCAGATCAACTCGTCGATAGAACCCGATCCGTTTCCTCATGTCATCCTTGAAGGCATGTCTCTCGGCAAGGTGGTTATAGCAACGAACCTGGGTGGTGCCGTGGAAAGCATAAAGGACGGCGAAACAGGTTTCCTGGTTTCGGCAAAAGACCCATCAGATCTCTCCGAGAAGATCAGGCTGGTTTTAACCGACAAGCCCTTGAGAGAGACAATGTCAAGAAAAGCGCGTGAAAGGGTAGAAAATTTTTTAAGCCTGGAAAAGAATATAAAACACACTGAGGATATCTACTATTCGATTCTCAGAAAAGGTTAG